A window of the Tiliqua scincoides isolate rTilSci1 chromosome 5, rTilSci1.hap2, whole genome shotgun sequence genome harbors these coding sequences:
- the BICDL2 gene encoding BICD family-like cargo adapter 2 translates to MATTTTSSMYPEEEALRTPFPLTPPALGDAFYPFGGERQQTFVGDTAAGEGDPEDVDLGVLLQRKEQDLLLAAELGKMLLERNEELERRFEEQAREHVEAKERLEQEKHELRLHLESGRAEFETRVAELEADLVAARAQLGQQRLEQQGTSRESSQAVLDLSEQNQRLVEQLSQVARLEQQLREELAVLRGEHRTLTLNSAEHTAQTQSLQAENLMLLERKQDLEKQTRQLREENESIQTLVDTLHDNLLLLRKENHEKELRMQQLETEAEEVRTSNRRLQHQVKELKEEIRLHDSDTSVTSIRSEIESSLDDAPGAPGQALKPMVNGICKTIPTAVAPKNASQRSEEEEAEYAKRVSALSHQEQDILRQKELEIMKLHDQITLQYVELCNLQSEVENQRRLYQESNRDEALKLAIVDRDEAIIKKGEMELELAKISLERDSLSQQLLRVIRQKMALSQELEAWQDDIQYIIHQQLIQKQQERAAHPMASSPKSPTQGKNPPFFRRGTSAPNGSSFLSLFRKS, encoded by the exons ATGGCAACAACCACAACTTCTTCCATGTACCCTGAGGAGGAGGCCCTTCGGACCCCATTCCCCCTGACCCCACCTGCCCTGGGAGATGCATTTTACCCCTTTGGGGGTGAACGGCAGCAGACTTTTGTGGGAGACACGGCTGCTGGTGAAGGGGACCCCGAGGATGTGGATCTGGGGGTGCTGCTGCAGAGGAAGGAGCAGGACCTGCTGCTGGCGGCTGAGCTAGGAAAGATGCTGCTAGAACGGAATGAGGAGCTGGAGCGGCGCTTCGAGGAGCAGGCCCGGGAGCATGTGGAGGCCAAAGAG CGTCTTGAACAAGAGAAACATGAGCTCCGTTTGCACCTTGAATCAGGACGGGCTGAATTTGAAACTCGTGTGGCCGAGCTGGAGGCTGACTTGGTCGCTGCCCGGGCTCAGCTGGGACAGCAGCGCCTAGAGCAGCAGGGCACCAGCCGGGAGAGCTCGCAGGCTGTCCTGGATCTGTCTGAGCAGAACCAGCGGCTGGTGGAGCAGCTCAGCCAG GTTGCCCGGCTGGAGCAGCAACTGAGGGAAGAACTTGCTGTACTGCGTGGGGAGCATCGGACATTGACTCTTAACAGTGCTGAACATACTGCCCAGACACAAAGTCTTCAAGCTGAG AACCTGATGTTACTGGAGCGAAAGCAAGATCTGGAGAAACAGACCCGCCAGCTTCGGGAGGAGAACGAATCTATCCAGACGTTGGTGGACACTCTGCATGataacctcctcctcctccgcaaaGAAAACCATGAAAAGGAGCTGCGG ATGCAACAGCTAGAAACGGAAGCTGAGGAGGTCCGGACCTCCAACCGTCGCCTTCAGCACCAGGTCAAGGAATTGAAGGAAGAGATCCGTCTGCATGACTCGGACACCTCGGTAACCTCCATCCGGTCGGAGATTGAAAGCAGCTTGGACGATGCTCCAGGAGCACCTGGGCAAGCTCTTAAG CCAATGGTTAATGGCATCTGCAAGACCATCCCTACTGCTGTGGCTCCTAAGAACGCTTCACAGAgatcagaggaggaggaagcagaatATGCTAAAAGGGTGTCCGCCTTGAGTCACCAGGAGCAAGATATACTTCGGCAGAAGGAATTGGAGATCATGAAACTTCACGATCAG ATAACACTGCAGTATGTGGAACTTTGCAATTTACAATCGGAGGTGGAGAACCAGAGGCGTCTGTATCAAGAGAGCAACCGGGACGAGGCCCTGAAATTAGCCATAGTAGATCGGGATGAGGCTATCATTAA GAAAGGTGAAATGGAATTGGAACTGGCAAAAATCTCTTTGGAAAGGGATTCACTGAGCCAGCAATTATTACGAGTCATACGCCAGAAGATGGCGCTCTCCCAGGAGCTGGAAGCTTGGCAA GATGACATTCAGTACATCATCCACCAGCAACTTATCCAGAAGCAGCAGGAACGTGCTGCCCATCCCATGGCCTCCTCACCCAAGAGCCCGActcaaggcaagaaccccccttTCTTCCGGCGTGGTACCAGCGCCCCCAATGGCTCGAGCTTCCTCTCGCTTTTCCGGAAAAGTTGA